The Caldisalinibacter kiritimatiensis genome contains the following window.
ACTAGTCAATATCAAAAAATAATAGATATGTTTCAAAAGGAGAGATAATATGTCAGGTCAATATGAAATAAGATTAAGTGGTTCTGGTGGTCAAGGCTTAATTCTAGCAGGAATAATTTTAGCTGAGGCAGCATTATTAGATGGTAAAAACACAGTACAATCTCAATCCTATGGTCCAGAAGCGAGGGGTGGAGCAAGTAAATCAGAAGTAATAATAAGCGATAATAATATAAATTATCCTAAAGTTAGAAAATGTGATTTATTATTATCTCTAACACAAGAAGCTTGTAATAAATATTGTAATTCTACTAAGAAAAATGGTATACTAATAGTTGATGAAAAAGTAATACCGCCTGACCTTGATAATGTACAAATACATAAAACATCTATATTGAGAACAGCTGCAGAAAAAATAAAAGCTCCTATAGTTTCTAATATTGTTGCGTTAGGTGTTTTATGTGAGACCACTAACATCGTATCAAAAGAATCTTTGTTAAAAGCTATATTAA
Protein-coding sequences here:
- a CDS encoding 2-oxoacid:acceptor oxidoreductase family protein, with amino-acid sequence MSGQYEIRLSGSGGQGLILAGIILAEAALLDGKNTVQSQSYGPEARGGASKSEVIISDNNINYPKVRKCDLLLSLTQEACNKYCNSTKKNGILIVDEKVIPPDLDNVQIHKTSILRTAAEKIKAPIVSNIVALGVLCETTNIVSKESLLKAILNRVPRGTEELNKKAFEAGVDLAKL